One region of Sylvia atricapilla isolate bSylAtr1 chromosome Z, bSylAtr1.pri, whole genome shotgun sequence genomic DNA includes:
- the DIRAS2 gene encoding GTP-binding protein Di-Ras2 — protein MPEQSNDYRVVVFGAGGVGKSSLVLRFVKGTFRESYIPTIEDTYRQVISCDKSICTLQITDTTGSHQFPAMQRLSISKGHAFILVYSITSRQSLEELKPIYEQICQIKGDIENIPIMLVGNKNDENQNREVESSEGEAMAKKWKCAFMETSAKTNHNVKELFQELLNLEKRRTVSLQIDGKKSKQQKRKEKLKGKCVVM, from the coding sequence atgCCTGAGCAAAGCAATGATTATAGGGTAGTTGTGTTTGGAGCTGGAGGAGTGGGAAAAAGTTCTTTGGTCCTGAGGTTTGTGAAGGGCACTTTCAGGGAGAGCTACATCCCCACCATTGAAGACACCTATCGTCAGGTGATCAGCTGTGATAAGAGCATATGCACTCTGCAGATAACTGACACTACGGGGAGCCATCAATTTCCAGCCATGCAACGACTCTCTATTTCTAAAGgacatgcttttattttggtttacTCTATCACCAGCCGACAGTCCTTGGAGGAACTCAAGCCAATCTACGAACAAATATGTCAGATTAAAGGAGACATAGAAAACATTCCAATAATGCTGGTGGGGAACAAAAATGATGAGAACCAAAACCGAGAGGTAGAAAGCAGTGAAGGAGAAGCCATGGCTAAGAAGTGGAAATGTGCCTTCATGGAGACCTCTGCCAAGACGAACCACAATGTGAAAGAGTTATTCCAGGAATTGCTAAACCTGGAGAAACGCAGGACTGTGAGTTTGCAAATTGATGGCaaaaaaagcaagcaacaaaaaaggaaggagaagctgaaaggaaaatgtgtggtGATGTGA